In Trichoderma asperellum chromosome 1, complete sequence, a single window of DNA contains:
- a CDS encoding uncharacterized protein (EggNog:ENOG41~SECRETED:SignalP(1-22)) → MFATHIMNVLLMLAVGLHCCLAEQTDAQEHLQAVPTGRAALDNARAKIHDNDTFTTYQKPADNVVLIQEFNSTTNDRLYGVALVDDKGAEYYYDQFVQNDPGGNKKCSTDCRKDYECKVAANVGAGSIHPLVSRCSQFCGRGYDCVDERCPRCVYVGGNCLWQLRCRPRDGL, encoded by the coding sequence ATGTTTGCCACACATATTATGAACGTGTTACTCATGCTAGCCGTTGGCCTACACTGCTGCTTGGCGGAACAAACAGATGCACAGGAGCACCTACAAGCTGTTCCCACCGGCCGAGCTGCCCTGGACAATGCAAGGGCAAAAATCCACGACAATGACACGTTTACTACTTATCAGAAACCCGCGGATAACGTCGTCTTGATTCAAGAGTTTAATTCAACTACTAATGACCGCTTGTACGGAGTCGCCCTTGTCGACGATAAAGGCGCTGAATACTACTATGATCAATTTGTCCAAAACGACCCGGGTGGAAACAAGAAATGCAGCACAGACTGCCGCAAGGACTATGAGTGCAAGGTTGCGGCCAATGTTGGCGCGGGATCCATACATCCACTCGTGTCGCGCTGCAGCCAATTCTGTGGACGAGGATATGATTGTGTCGACGAACGTTGCCCTAGATGTGTCTACGTTGGTGGTAATTGTTTGTGGCAGCTCCGATGCAGGCCGAGAGATGGTCTTTAG
- a CDS encoding uncharacterized protein (EggNog:ENOG41), which translates to MSSTLFANTILAPSDTGQILQTIGIIDQPRKKRPHCKSRRGCIACKRRRVKCDEHIPCSSCIKRNIQCLQPLRQHVLSPTVSIHSARPEMSMKPHVNLLHLELFHHWDKETRPTLIFPQIWPIILQRAFNEDFVMSAILCVAAMHLSTLCPQNPKYSHAAIQLMGKTIQLFRKNLSRPLTKDNCEILMGAALLVNYISWFNIGFMDRTRTADSTADYYLAQDQLFLLSPGIIQLWFHAIPVFIDEGSVFAQIVYKDPRLKIEEMLRRKGEDPARFVAPFMRIWDNPRYQSEGCTTVAAYGTAVPRLLTIYRSISAKRAR; encoded by the exons ATGTCCTCTACCCTTTTtgctaatactatattaGCACCATCAGATACGGGTCAAATTTTACAAACCATCGGAATCATTGACCAGCCGCGCAAGAAGCGTCCCCACTGCAAGAGTCGGCGAGGGTGCATTGCATGCAAGCGCCGGAGAGTCAAA TGTGATGAGCACATCCCATGCTCAAGTTGCATTAAGCGGAATATTCAATGCCTACAGCCTCTTCGGCAGCATGTCCTCTCACCGACAGTTTCCATACATAGCGCCCGTCCAGAGATGAGCATGAAACCTCATGTCAACCTCCTGCATCTGGAATTATTTCATCACTGGGATAAGGAGACCCGACCAACGCTCATATTTCCCCAAATTTGGCCTATCATCCTACAACGTGCTTTTAAT GAAGACTTTGTAATGTCTGCTATTTTATGCGTTGCCGCCATGCATCTGTCAACCCTCTGTCCGCAGAATCCTAAATATTCGCATGCAGCGATACAACTAATGGGAAAAACTATTCAACTCTTTCGAAAAAATCTATCGCGTCCCTTAACAAAGGATAACTGTGAGATACTAATGGGAGCGGCGCTCCTTGTCAACTATATATCATGGTTTAATATCGGATTTATGGATCGCACTAGAACTGCTGACTCTACAGCAGACTATTATCTCGCCCAGGACCAGTTATTCCTTCTCAGTCCAGGGATTATCCAGCTGTGGTTTCATGCTATACCTGTCTTTATCGACGAAGGAAGTGTATTTGCTCAGATTGTTTATAAAGACCCGAgattaaagatagaagagaTGCTGAGAAGGAAAGGCGAAGACCCTGCTCGCTTTGTAGCACCCTTTATGAGAATTTGGGACAACCCGCGCTATCAATCTGAAGGGTGCACCACTGTTGCCGCTTATGGAACTGCCGTGCCGAGGCTTCTCACGATATACAGGAGCATCAGTGCTAAAAGAGCCAGATGA
- a CDS encoding uncharacterized protein (EggNog:ENOG41), whose amino-acid sequence MATAEYIVNVLNKSEETQNYLFFNQQPSESQSVGQIYTNVWIKSPGVPSPRGQANFDVKVANFAICGTTPKPVDYGVVVATSDYAPVELTSNTKPGTSPVMAIVDDGPQFVEPYKTTKKDNSFGITTMPFDPDKYTTVYCGYGKYNNQNQVVPVAVWRAQPNKIYELTPVVKYYVATGDYSPGTTVDITTLSAVSEIDFTKAKPGQTIATITHNSNGTFSPPVFSYPAKPKPLGRMKNWAEMGKAEPPAIKSY is encoded by the exons ATGGCCACAGCCGAGTACATTGTTAATGTCCTCAATAAGTCTGAGGAGACGCAAAACTATCTCTTCTTTAACCAACAGCCTAGCGAGTCGCAGTCTGTTGGGCAGATATACACCAATGTCTGGATCAAGTCACCTGGTGTTCCGTCTCCGAGAGGCCAAGCGAACTTTGATGTCAAAGTTGCCAATTTTGCCATTTGTGGTACAACTCCGAAACCTGTCGATTATGGTGTTGTCGTTGCCACTAGCGACTATGCCCCAGTCGAGCTGACATCCAATACAAAGCCCGGCACATCTCCCGTCATGGCGATTGTGGACGATGGCCCTCAGTTTGTTGAGCCGTACAAGACTACTAAAAAAGACAATTCTTtcggcatcaccaccatgccTTTCGATCCAGACAAATACA CGACGGTCTACTGCGGATATGGAAAGTATAACAACCAGAATCAAGTTGTTCCAGTCGCTGTTTGGAGAGCTCAGCCAAACAAGATTTACGAACTCACTCCCGTTGTCAAATACTATGTGGCTACGGGAGACTATTCCCCCGGGACCACTGTTGACATTACTACCCTCAGTGCAGTCTCGGAAATTGACTTTACCAAGGCCAAACCAGGCCAAACCATTGCTACTATTACTCACAACAGTAACGGGACTTTTTCCCCTCCTGTTTTTAGTTACCCGGCGAAGCCAAAGCCGCTCGGTAGAATGAAGAATTGGGCAGAGATGGGAAAAGCTGAGCCCCCTGCTATCAAGAGCTATTGA
- a CDS encoding uncharacterized protein (MEROPS:MER0003110) — translation MMSNITNFSCSPPQLPTAFDATPLSIIDEAKALIDHTRTIWDEVAQSVKPNHATFENTIIPIITDENRKYTRLRILKFYSSTSPSKELRDASNSATSLFNDADVELYSREDIYGLVSAILSDIHQERKNLDDESTYYVEKLHRKLRQNGSGITDVEKKQAFEQTQKKIQELVRECTSNLHEDSSGIWLSVEELEGVPEKILANLKRGEASHEGQVWVKTKIPHPYKIISHAKSEDTRRKIYYAMKNRLPQNVPLFRELVLCRDEVARLLEYPNYLAYKTADKMMRTPKRVISILDEITQRIRPHAVEAARELLELKINDAIARGEIKEDQKLFLWDESFYARIQTQNESKIRSTLSEYFELYHTLDNLLGLFGHIFDTRFELITPEQQSVLGSGKPLVWHEDVGMYAVWDTRKSEEFLGYAYFDFFPREGKYGHGGCYAIQWGFTQPDGTRYYPSCALVMNYTKLDSKPVLLSLVDVRKLFHELGHLHHSLCTKVKYATLSYVDRDFVEAPSLMLEQFLWKARHIKDLSYHYSYISPEYKSVWFQENKDKAEQPPAQLSDKDVAHLASWDPKAFISREIYNLFLSYFDILVHSPATHEELEQTDLAEMFNKLQADILAMHGGEAIGDGWDWSHGESVFRMIVSGYDAGYYTYVLGRVFALNMWNCEFKTNTLDKEAGKRFRDTVFEMGGGQPEEKTLEKYLGQQPSTSPYFEWLDI, via the exons ATGATGAGCAATATCACCAATTTCTCTTGTTCTCCCCCACAGTTACCGACAGCTTTTGATGCAACACCATTATCAATAATCGACGAAGCTAAGGCTCTCATCGACCACACCCGTACTATCTGGGATGAGGTTGCACAGAGTGTTAAGCCTAACCATGCGACGTTCGAGAATACAATTATACCTATTATTACCGATGAAAACCGGAAATATACAAGATTAAGAATTCTGAAGTTCTACAGCTCTACTTCACCAAGTAAAGAGCTACGCGATGCATCTAATTCTGCTACATCATTGTTCAATGACGCCGATGTGGAATTGTACTCTCGAGAGGATATATATGGCCTAGTTAGTGCAATTTTGAGTGATATACACCAAGAGCGGAAAAACTTAGACGACGAGTCCACTTACTACGTCGAAAAGCTACATCGAAAACTTAGACAAAATGGAAGCGGAATTACTGATGtggaaaaaaagcaagctttCGAGCAaactcaaaaaaaaatccaagaGCTAGTGAGAGAATGTACCTCAAATCTTCATGAAGACAGTTCTGGCATCTGGCTTTCCgttgaagagcttgaaggCGTACCCGAGAAGATCCTCGCCAATCTGAAACGGGGTGAAGCCAGCCATGAGGGTCAAGTCTGGGTGAAGACGAAAATTCCACACCCgtataaaattatttcaCACGCAAAATCAGAAGATACTCGCAGGAAAATTTATTATGCGATGAAAAACAGGCTACCGCAAAACGTACCATTGTTTCGCGAGCTGGTTCTGTGCCGAGACGAAGTTGCCAGATTATTAGAATATCCGAATTACCTAGCTTACAAGACGGCCGATAAGATGATGAGGACACCCAAAAGAGTTATTAGTATTCTTGATGAAATCACGCAGAGAATTCGCCCACATGCTGTCGAGGCCGCCCgtgagctgctggagttAAAAATCAATGATGCCATTGCGCGAGGAGAGATCAAGGAGGATCAGAAACTGTTTCTTTGGGACGAAAGTTTTTACGCCAGAATACAAACACAAAACGAATCAAAAATCCGATCTACACTATCAGAATATTTCGAATTATATCATACATTGGATAACCTTTTAGGGCTCTTCGGACACATATTTGATACTCGGTTTGAGCTCATCACGCCTGAACAACAGTCTGTGCTAGGAAGCGGGAAGCCTCTTGTCTGGCATGAAGATGTTGGGATGTATGCTGTATGGGACACCAGGAAATCAGAAGAATTTCTTGGTTATGCATATTTTGATTTCTTTCCTCGTGAGGGAAAATATGGACATGGTGGATGTTATGCAATCCAATGGGGCTTTACTCAGCCAGATGGCACACGATATTATCCTTCTTGTGCTTTGGTAATGAACTATACAAAGTTGGATTCCAAACCGGTTCTGCTAAGCTTGGTGGACGTCCGAAAACTCTTTCATGAGCTGGGACATCTCCATCATTCTCTGTGCACTAAAGTCAAATATGCAACCTTATCTTATGTTGATAGGGACTTTGTGGAAGCCCCAAGCCTTATGCTTGAGCAATTCCTTTGGAAGGCCCGCCATATCAAAGATCTCTCTTACCACTACTCTTATATTTCTCCAGAGTACAAATCTGTGTGGTTTCAGGagaataaagataaagctGAACAGCCACCTGCGCAGTTGAGTGACAAAGATGTTGCACACCTGGCCTCATGGGATCCAAAAGCATTTATCAGTCGCGAGATTTATAACCTCTTTCTATCATACTTCGACATACTTGTTCACAGTCCTGCTACCCATGAGGAACTCGAACAGACTGATTTAGCCGAGATGTTCAATAAACTACAGGCTGACATCTTAGCAATGCATGGTGGAGAAGCAATTGGTGATGGCTGGGATTGGAGTCATGGAGAGTCTGTGTTCCGTATGATTGTCAGCGGATATGATGCTGGGTATTATACATATGTTCT TGGTCGAGTATTTGCTTTAAATATGTGGAACTGTGAGTTTAAGACAAACACTCTCGACAAAGAGGCCGGAAAGCGATTCCGGGATACTGTTTTCGAGATGGGAGGTGGGCAGCCTGAAGAGAAAACTCTAGAGAAGTATCTTGGTCAACAACCAAGTACTAGTCCTTATTTTGAATGGCTGGATATTTAa
- a CDS encoding uncharacterized protein (EggNog:ENOG41), with amino-acid sequence MPQNTTTDKEDAQNFLAAHPEVLVGRDALREERAKIGGDDANTFAIYNKPVSSIVLVQEFDADTKERVFAVALVDDEQAEEYYRKYEDKEEPSDQSSGDATQPRPFLFERAPTA; translated from the coding sequence ATGCCACAGAACACTACAACAGACAAGGAAGATGCCCAGAACTTCCTCGCCGCGCATCCTGAGGTTCTTGTCGGTAGGGATGCTCTACGTGAGGAAAGGGCTAAGATAGGGGGAGACGACGCCAACACATTTGCCATCTACAATAAACCGGTCAGCAGTATTGTTCTAGTTCAGGAGTTTGATGCCGATACGAAAGAGCGCGTCTTTGCGGTTGCGCTAGTAGATGATGAGCAGGCCGAAGAGTACTACAGAAAATACGAAGACAAGGAAGAGCCATCCGACCAAAGCAGCGGCGATGCCACACAACCGCGTCCATTCCTATTCGAGCGCGCGCCGACAGCCTAA
- a CDS encoding uncharacterized protein (EggNog:ENOG41) has protein sequence MASVPPGGLILVTGANGYVASVAIKVFLQRGYRVRGTVRSIAHNFWMEAYFGSRFELVEVPNINTPGAFDGALKDVDGIAHIAMNMDMSPHNQSIIDETINSNLQLLDAAVKEPSVKSVVITSSLAACALPTKGVPYRIDSKTWNNAAIEKTATPWNLEGNPRWHGIILYGASKARGEQEAFAWVREHKPSFSFNTVVPNVNFGTAVSPENMGYRSSSAVIDAVVKGYPAAPTILPSQWYVDVEDTALLHLGALTLDDVQSERLLAFAGRYSWTQILEILHRRYPQKIMLKSVDEAATDAGEIENGRSIEILKRMGKNKGFTSLENTLVKALDTIMENQSKNIPKTRIDLFYESLKLTN, from the coding sequence ATGGCGTCAGTTCCACCAGGCGGCCTCATTCTTGTCACAGGCGCCAACGGCTATGTTGCCAGCGTCGCCATCAAAGTCTTCCTACAGCGCGGTTACCGTGTACGTGGCACTGTTCGCTCCATCGCTCATAATTTCTGGATGGAGGCATATTTTGGCTCCAGATTCGAGCTTGTCGAGGTGCCAAACATCAACACTCCGGGTGCGTTCGATGGAGCTCTGAAGGATGTTGATGGCATCGCCCACATTGCTATGAATATGGATATGAGCCCACATAACCAGTCCATAATCGACGAAACGATCAATTCCAATCTACAACTGCTTGATGCGGCTGTAAAGGAGCCTAGTGTTAAGAGTGTGGTTATAACGTCATCTTTGGCTGCGTGCGCCCTCCCCACAAAAGGCGTTCCGTACAGAATCGATTCAAAGACTTGGAATAATGCGGCTATTGAGAAAACAGCTACGCCGTGGAATCTCGAGGGAAATCCGCGTTGGCACGGAATCATCCTCTACGGAGCTTCGAAAGCGCGTGGCGAACAAGAAGCGTTCGCATGGGTGCGTGAGCATAAGCCGTCCTTCTCTTTCAATACAGTTGTGCCCAATGTAAATTTTGGCACGGCGGTATCACCAGAGAATATGGGATATCGCAGCTCTTCAGCCGTCATCGACGCTGTTGTGAAAGGCTACCCCGCTGCGCCAACCATTTTACCGTCGCAGTGGTATGTCGACGTTGAAGATACGGCGTTACTACACCTAGGCGCACTAACGCTCGATGATGTGCAAAGCGAACGGctgcttgcttttgctgGGAGATATTCATGGACCCAGATTCTCGAAATTCTTCATAGAAGGTATCCACAAAAGATCATGTTAAAGTCggttgatgaagctgcgACAGATGCTGGAGAAATAGAGAATGGTCGCAGCATAGAGATCCTGAAGAGAATGGGAAAGAATAAAGGTTTTACCTCATTAGAAAATACTCTGGTAAAAGCTCTAGACACAATCATGGAGAACCAGTCCAAGAATATCCCAAAGACAAGGATAGATCTGTTCTATGAGTCTCTTAAACTAACAAATTAA